In one window of Camelina sativa cultivar DH55 chromosome 15, Cs, whole genome shotgun sequence DNA:
- the LOC104745587 gene encoding E3 ubiquitin-protein ligase CIP8-like yields MEDATETTTTYWCHMCSRSVNPAIEGEIITCNFCLSGFVEEMDDNNPPPQDSVTVDDDHHHHTADSLWAPILMGMMNSHHDQQHHQGDSESLVEDEDDNENDDDDDDDDDEDNDGEEVDINRQLEAIRRIRSRHSAAITNLLQGIRAGLLVESETNPDNSELVLLINSFNQTISVHQDSIDTTTSVPSGSLGDYFIGPGFEALLQRLAENDLNNRYGTPPATKEAVEALGIVKIEDGLLQCTVCLDDFEIGMEVKEMPCKHKFHSDCLLPWLELHSSCPVCRYLLPTGDDDGETKTDGEGLRNNEEDISVDSVVVGNGSSSSPDSSLNNSSAY; encoded by the coding sequence ATGGAAGATGCAACAGAGACGACGACTACGTATTGGTGTCACATGTGTTCTCGATCGGTGAATCCAGCGATTGAAGGTGAGATCATCACATGCAACTTCTGTCTAAGCGGATTCGTTGAGGAAATGGATGATAACAATCCTCCTCCTCAAGATTCCGTTACcgttgatgatgatcatcatcatcatactgcGGATTCTCTCTGGGCTCCCATCTTGATGGGGATGATGAACAGTCATCATGACCAACAACATCATCAGGGAGACTCTGAATCTCTTGTTGAAGACGAAgatgacaatgaaaatgatgatgatgatgatgatgatgatgatgaggacaatgatggagaagaagttgATATAAATAGGCAACTTGAAGCTATTAGGAGGATAAGGAGTAGGCACTCAGCTGCCATTACCAATCTCCTTCAAGGGATACGAGCTGGCTTATTGGTAGAATCTGAGACTAATCCTGATAACAGCGAGCTTGTTCTCTTGATCAACTCCTTTAACCAAACCATCAGTGTTCATCAAGACTCCATCGACACCACAACTTCTGTGCCTTCTGGATCTTTAGGTGACTATTTCATTGGACCTGGGTTCGAGGCCTTGCTTCAGCGTTTGGCTGAGAATGATTTAAACAACCGGTACGGTACACCTCCAGCTACTAAAGAAGCTGTTGAGGCGCTAGGGATTGTGAAAATCGAAGATGGTTTGTTGCAATGTACTGTGTGTTTGGATGATTTTGAGATTGGTATGGAGGTGAAAGAGATGCCTTGTAAGCATAAGTTTCATAGCGACTGCTTGTTGCCGTGGCTTGAACTTCATAGCTCGTGCCCTGTGTGTAGATATCTGCTTCCtactggtgatgatgatggtgagacaAAGACTGATGGAGAAGGTTTgagaaacaatgaagaagatatcAGTGTTGATTCTGTGGTGGTGGGGaatggatcatcatcatcaccagacTCAAGTTTGAACAATTCATCAGCTTACTAA